A segment of the Catenuloplanes nepalensis genome:
CCGGCTTCGAGCGCGAGGGCAAGCGCTACCTGACCGTGGCGATCGGCTGCACCGGCGGCAAGCACCGCAGCGTCGCCATCAGCGAGGAGCTCGCCACCCGGCTGCGCGAGGCCCGCCTGTCCGCGAACGCCCAGCACCGCGACCTGGGGCGCGAGTGACGGTAAAAGTAGTCGCATTCGGCGGGGGACACGGGCTGGGAGCGTCGCTGCGGGCGCTCCGGCGGGTCCGGCCCGAGCTGGACCTGGAGCTGACCGCCGTGGTCACCGTGGGTGACAACGGCGGGTCCAGCGGGCGGTTGCGCGCGGAGCGGGGCATCCTTCCGCCCGGCGACCTGCGTCAGGCGCTCGCCGCGCTCTCCGCGGAGGACGAGACGTCCGCGCGCACCGCCGCGCTGCTGCAGCACCGCTTCACCGCCGCCGGCTTCGGCGACGAGGACCCACTCACCGGTCACGCGGTCGGCAACCTGCTGCTCTGCGGCCTGATGGAGTTGCTCGGCGACCCGATCGCCGCGCTCGACCACGCGGCCGGCCTGGTCCGCGCGCAGGGCCGGGTGCTGCCCATGTCCAAGCACGGCGTGCAGCTGGAAGCGGACGTGTGCGGCGCCGACCCGGCCCGGCCGGACGAGATCAGCACCGTGCACGGCCAGCACGAGGTCGCGGTCACCCGCGGCACCGTGCGGCAGGTCCGGCTGCTGCCCAAGGACCCGCCGGCCTGCCCGGAGGCGCTCGCCGCCGTGGCCGAGGCGGACTGGCTGATCTTCGGGCCGGGCAGCTGGTACACCAGCGTGATCCCGCACCTGCTGGTGCCGGAGCTGGCCGCGGCCATCCTGAGCAGCCCGGCGCGGAGACTGGTGCTGCTCAACCTCGCGGCGGAGAAGGAGACGCTCGGGCTCTCCGTCGCCGATCACCTGGCCGCGCTCGCCTGGTACCTGCCGGGACTGACCGCGGACGTGGTCCTCGCGGATCCCGCGGCGGTCGGTGACCCCGAACCGGTCGCGGTTGCGGCAGAATCGCTGGGTGCCCGGCTGGTGCTGGCACCCGTCGCGGTGCCGGACGGCAGCCCGCGGCATGATCCCATCACACTCGGCGCCGCGCTGGTGCCGGTGCTGGGAGTCGATCGTTAAGCCATGGGCGAGGCGAGCCGAGACGGACAACTCAAGGATTGCGTGCACGAGGTGACGACGATATGGCGATGACTGCGGCCGTCAAGGACGAGCTGAGCCGCGTGGAAGTGGCGAAGCCGTGCTGTCGGCGGGCCGAGATGACCGCGCTCCTGCGCTTCTCGGGCGGGTTGCACATCGTGTCCGGCCGGGTGGTCGTGGAGGCCGAGCTCGACACCGGCGTCGCGGCGCGCCGCCTCCGGCGGGAGATCGCCGAGGTGTACGGCTACTCCAGCGAGACACACGTGCTCGCCTCCGGTGGCCTGCGCAAGGGCAGCCACTTCATCGTCCGGGTGGTCAAGGACGGCGAGGCGCTGGCCCGGCAGACCGGGCTGCTCGACGTGCGCGGCTGGCCGGTGCGGGGGCTTCCGCACCACGTGATCTCCGGGAACGCGTGCTGCGCGGTCGCGGCGTGGCGGGGCGCGTTCATGGCGCACGGCTCGCTCACCGAGCCGGGCCGATCGTGCGCGCTGGAGATCACCTGCCCCGGCCCGGAGTCGGCGCTGGCGCTGGTCGGCGCGGCCCGGCGGATCGGGATAACGGCCAAGCAGCGCGAGGTGCGCGGCGTGGACCGGGTCGTGGTCAAGGACGGCGACGCGATCGCGGCGCTGCTGACCAGGATCGGCGCGCACTCCAGCGTGCTCTCCTGGGAGGAGCGGCGGGTCCGCCGCGAGGTCCGGGCCACGGCGAACCGGCTGGCGAACTTCGACGACGCGAACCTGCGCCGGTCCGCCCGGGCCGCGGTCGCGGCGGCGGCGCGGGTCACCCGCGCGCTGGAGATCCTTTCCGAGGACGCGCCGAACCACCTGACGTCCGCCGGTCACCTGCGGTTGCAGCACCGGCAGGCGTCGCTGGAGGAGCTGGGTGCGCTGGCCGACCCGCCGCTGACCAAGGACGCGATCGCCGGGCGCATCCGGCGGCTGCTCGCGCTCGCCGACAAGCGGGCCCGTGACCTGGGAATACCGGACACCGAGGCGGCGGTCACGCCCGAGATGCTCGCTTGCTGAGCTGAACCCCTGGCGAGATCCAGGCGCCCCCATGTCGGTCGAACAGCATGGGGGACGCCTGGATCTTGTGGTGTTGCGGTCGGTGACGCCGCACGTCCGTACCCGCGCGGGTTCGTGATCTTGAAAATGCCCGGAGGGGGCTGAAGTGCCCTGGTGGGTGCCGGTGTAACCGGACAGGATGGGATCCTTAGCCCCGCCGCAACGGCGCTGCAACAACTCAGATAGTGTTCGCAGCGTACGGCGACGGGGCCGGCAAACCGGTTCTCACCCTCGTCGTGGTGCGGTCTTCTTGCGCAACCGCGGCAGGGCTATCCGGGACGACCATTTGGCGGCCGGCTGCGGTAAACGGTCGGCACACGTGTCCGCCGGTGACGGGGAAATCCCGCGGCGGGCCAGATCGCGAGGAGACGGACCTGTGACCATCCGGGTTGGTATCAACGGCTTCGGCCGGATCGGCCGTAACTTCTTCCGGGCGGTGCTCGCCTCCGGTGCCGACGTGCAGATCGTCGGCGTGAACGACCTGACCGACAACAAGTCGCTCGCCCACCTGCTGAAGTACGACAGCATCCTGGGCCGCCTCGGCCACGAGGTCAAGGCGACCGACACCGAGATCACCGTCGGTGGCAACACGTTCCGCGCGTCCGCCGAGCGCGACCCGAGCAAGCTCGCGTGGGACGCCGTCGGCGCCGACATCGTGATCGAGTCGACCGGCTTCTTCACCGACGCCACCAAGGCCAAGGCGCACATCGAGGCCGGCGCCAAGAAGGTCATCATCTCCGCTCCGGCGAAGAACGAGGACGTCACGGTCGTCATGGGCGTGAACCACGACAAGTACGACCCGGCGTCGCACACCGTGATCTCGAACGCGTCCTGCACCACGAACTGCCTCGCGCCGATGGCCAAGGCGATCAACGACGCGATCGGCATCGAGCACGGCCTGATGACCACGATCCACGCGTACACGCAGGACCAGAACCTGCAGGACGGCCCGCACAGCGACCTGCGCCGTGCCCGCGCCGCCGCGCTGAACCTGGTGCCGACCTCGACCGGCGCCGCCAAGGCGATCGGCCTGGTCATGCCGGAGCTCAAGGGCAAGCTGGACGGCTTCGCGGTCCGCGTGCCGATCCCGACCGGCTCCGCCACCGACCTGACGTTCGTGGCCTCGCGCGAGACCACGGTCGAGGAGGTCAACGCCGCGGTCAAGGCCGCCGCCGAGGGTGCGCTCAAGGGCTACCTGACCTACTCCGAGGACCCGATCGTGTCCTCGGACATCGTCACCGACCCGTCCTCCTGCATCTTCGACGCGCCGCTGACCAAGGTCATCGGTGGCACGCAGGTCAAGGTCGTCGGCTGGTACGACAACGAGTGGGGCTACTCCAACCGTCTCGTCGACCTGGTCAAGTACGTCGGCGCCTCCCTGTAAGGGACAACCTCTGTGAAGACTCTCGACGACCTGCTCGGCGAGGGTGTCTCAGGTCGGCGCGTGCTCGTGCGCGCCGACCTGAACGTCCCGTTCGAGAAGGACTCTGACCCGCGCGTCATCAGCGACGACGGCCGGATCCGCGCGGTGTTGCCGACGCTGGTCGCGCTCCGCGACGCGGGTGCCCGCGTCATCGTGATGTCCCACCTCGGCCGTCCCAAGGGCGCGCCGGACCCGGCCTACACGCTCGCGCCGGTCGCCGAGCGGCTTCGTGAGCTGCTCGGATCCGCCGTGGTCTACGCGGAGGACACGGTCGGCCCCGGTGCCGAGACCGCGGTCGCCGCGCTGGAGGACGGTCACGTCCTGCTGCTGGAGAACCTGCGCTTCAACGCGGGCGAGACCAGCAAGGACTCCGCTTCCCGGGAGGCTTTCGCCGCGCAGCTGGCCGCGTTCGCGGACGTCTACGTGGGCGACGGCTTCGGTGCGGTGCACCGCAAGCACGCCAGCGTCTACGACGTGCCGGCCCTCCTTCCGCACTACGCCGGTGGCCTGGTCGGCCGCGAGGTCGAGGTGCTGAAGAAGGTCG
Coding sequences within it:
- the gap gene encoding type I glyceraldehyde-3-phosphate dehydrogenase, which codes for MTIRVGINGFGRIGRNFFRAVLASGADVQIVGVNDLTDNKSLAHLLKYDSILGRLGHEVKATDTEITVGGNTFRASAERDPSKLAWDAVGADIVIESTGFFTDATKAKAHIEAGAKKVIISAPAKNEDVTVVMGVNHDKYDPASHTVISNASCTTNCLAPMAKAINDAIGIEHGLMTTIHAYTQDQNLQDGPHSDLRRARAAALNLVPTSTGAAKAIGLVMPELKGKLDGFAVRVPIPTGSATDLTFVASRETTVEEVNAAVKAAAEGALKGYLTYSEDPIVSSDIVTDPSSCIFDAPLTKVIGGTQVKVVGWYDNEWGYSNRLVDLVKYVGASL
- a CDS encoding gluconeogenesis factor YvcK family protein, with protein sequence MTVKVVAFGGGHGLGASLRALRRVRPELDLELTAVVTVGDNGGSSGRLRAERGILPPGDLRQALAALSAEDETSARTAALLQHRFTAAGFGDEDPLTGHAVGNLLLCGLMELLGDPIAALDHAAGLVRAQGRVLPMSKHGVQLEADVCGADPARPDEISTVHGQHEVAVTRGTVRQVRLLPKDPPACPEALAAVAEADWLIFGPGSWYTSVIPHLLVPELAAAILSSPARRLVLLNLAAEKETLGLSVADHLAALAWYLPGLTADVVLADPAAVGDPEPVAVAAESLGARLVLAPVAVPDGSPRHDPITLGAALVPVLGVDR
- the whiA gene encoding DNA-binding protein WhiA; this encodes MAMTAAVKDELSRVEVAKPCCRRAEMTALLRFSGGLHIVSGRVVVEAELDTGVAARRLRREIAEVYGYSSETHVLASGGLRKGSHFIVRVVKDGEALARQTGLLDVRGWPVRGLPHHVISGNACCAVAAWRGAFMAHGSLTEPGRSCALEITCPGPESALALVGAARRIGITAKQREVRGVDRVVVKDGDAIAALLTRIGAHSSVLSWEERRVRREVRATANRLANFDDANLRRSARAAVAAAARVTRALEILSEDAPNHLTSAGHLRLQHRQASLEELGALADPPLTKDAIAGRIRRLLALADKRARDLGIPDTEAAVTPEMLAC